One window of Botrimarina mediterranea genomic DNA carries:
- a CDS encoding DUF2608 domain-containing protein: MPPFRRFAPLLTLLAAGWLSAVAGASEFRETERFADAVTAVDSYVAQYGAENVWLVVDIDNTLLAMQGDLGSDQWFEWQEYLVFNEPDSPELVAEDFDGLLDVQGLLFTLGKMRPPEADLPAMVKKTQDAGVATFVITSRGDAFRAATERELSAAGYDIAGHAPAMSKAPQGEFLPYELSCIENYGIRPSEAKLFGLKEARPISLEGGVMMTAGQHKGAMLLVALEFADHPPKAIVFVDDHARHVHRIYDAMSRHDIECTALQYKAEDKNVARFRYCDKREVTEKWRRLESALKEVFTLPGADAPVDEAVENPAHATADAAPERAASH, encoded by the coding sequence ATGCCCCCCTTTCGCCGTTTTGCCCCCCTCCTGACGCTGCTCGCCGCCGGCTGGCTGTCTGCCGTTGCCGGGGCCTCGGAGTTCCGTGAGACCGAGCGGTTCGCCGACGCCGTCACCGCGGTGGACAGCTATGTCGCCCAGTATGGCGCCGAGAACGTCTGGCTGGTGGTGGACATCGACAACACGCTCCTCGCCATGCAGGGCGATCTGGGGAGTGACCAGTGGTTCGAGTGGCAGGAGTACCTCGTCTTCAACGAGCCCGACTCGCCCGAACTCGTCGCTGAGGACTTCGACGGGCTGCTCGACGTGCAGGGCCTCCTGTTCACGCTCGGCAAGATGCGGCCGCCCGAGGCGGACCTCCCCGCGATGGTGAAGAAGACGCAAGACGCCGGCGTGGCGACGTTCGTCATCACGTCCCGCGGCGATGCGTTCCGCGCCGCGACCGAGCGCGAGCTGAGCGCTGCCGGCTACGACATCGCCGGCCACGCCCCCGCGATGAGCAAGGCGCCGCAAGGGGAGTTCCTCCCCTACGAGCTCTCGTGCATCGAGAACTACGGCATCCGCCCGAGCGAGGCGAAGCTGTTCGGCCTCAAAGAGGCCAGGCCGATCTCGCTCGAAGGGGGCGTCATGATGACCGCCGGTCAGCACAAGGGCGCCATGCTGCTGGTGGCGCTCGAGTTCGCCGACCATCCGCCGAAGGCGATCGTCTTCGTCGATGACCACGCCCGGCACGTTCACCGCATCTACGACGCGATGTCGCGGCACGACATCGAGTGCACCGCCTTGCAGTACAAGGCCGAAGACAAGAACGTCGCCCGCTTCCGCTACTGCGACAAGCGTGAGGTGACCGAGAAGTGGCGGCGGCTCGAGTCCGCGCTGAAGGAAGTGTTCACCCTCCCCGGCGCCGACGCCCCTGTCGATGAGGCTGTCGAGAATCCCGCCCACGCCACCGCCGACGCCGCCCCCGAGCGGGCCGCGTCGCACTAA